The Accipiter gentilis chromosome 7, bAccGen1.1, whole genome shotgun sequence genome includes a region encoding these proteins:
- the CDH5 gene encoding cadherin-5, producing MMNHLILLFSLFLAPAFADKESQKTNQNFSSNNASHKRLKRDWIWNQMHIKEEIDTPLPHHVGKITSSVRNNNAKYIIEGEYANTIFKVEETSGDVYAFERLDREKKAEYELTALIIDRRNNQSLEPPSKFIIKVYDINDNVPVFVQKVFNGSVPEMSPVGTSVTKVTAVDADDPTVTGHATVTYQVIKGDEYFTVDDAGVISTTRADLDRENQSTYEIIVKAKDAPGSSGDSSTATVIITLTDINDNFPVFKHPSFHFKVPENISVGGEVGRVKVEDVDEPQHRNTKYSFVRGDYRDTFEIVANPFTNEGIIRPKKPLDFEKVAEYRFDIEATDPTVDLRYFKSGGSRSISTVTIEVTDVDEPPVFTKLPYEFKVRENDPEIRTLGSVWAHDPDAAKRKIRFIRRRASPNGDYIRVSDTGIIQLPKPLDREFSSSYNITVAAQEILEDGRLSDRESHAQVHVIVTDENDNAPELVYPEEPRVCENAAPGKVIIRISATDKDEISPRGFFKYSLATEDSNFSLVENYDNTANITVKYGQFNRELAKIHYLPVIISDNGDPELSSTNTLVISVCKCNEKGNFTFCEERAKQVGVSIQALVAIFICIFTIIVITLLILLRKRHKKDLSGLGRNVAEIHEQLVTYDEEGGGEMDTTSYDVSVLNSVRKNGIKPEAVPSPYAQVQKPPGNITSGAGEMEMMIEVKKDEADNDRDLLPYDTLHIYGYEGAESIAESLSSLESGSSDSDIDYDFLNDWGPRFKMLAELYGSEPNEDFVY from the exons ATGATGAACCACCTTATTCTACTTTTCTCCCTGTTCTTGGCTCCAGCATTTGCTGACaaagaaagtcagaaaacaaaccagaactTTTCTTCAAACAATGCCAGTCATAAAAGACTGAAGAGAGACTGGATATGGAACCAAATGCATATCAAAGAAGAGATTGATACACCATTACCACACCACGTTGGCAAG ATCACATCAAGTGTAAGGAACAACAATGCTAAGTATATTATTGAAGGGGAATATGCCAACACCATTTTTAAAGTAGAAGAAACCAGCGGTGACGTATATGCGTTTGAGAGGctagacagagaaaagaaagcagaatatgAGCTGACAGCTCTCATCATTGACAGAAGAAACAACCAGTCTCTGGAACCCCCATCTAAATTCATTATCAAGGTTTATGATATCAATGACAATGTCCCCGTGTTTGTACAAAAAGTATTCAATGGATCTGTCCCAGAAATGTCGCCAGTAG GAACCTCGGTCACCAAAGTGACAGCTGTAGATGCTGATGACCCTACAGTTACAGGTCATGCCACAGTTACCTACCAAGTCATTAAAGGAGACGAATACTTCACAGTTGATGACGCTG GTGTGATTTCTACAACAAGGGCTGATTTAGACAGAGAGAATCAATCAACATATGAAATTATTGTTAAAGCAAAAGATGCTCCAGGGTCTTCTGGGGATTCAAGCACAGCTACAGTCATTATTACTTTAACAGACATCAATGACAACTTCCCAGTATTCAAACACC catcatTTCACTTTAAAGTTCCTGAAAACATTTCAGTAGGAGGAGAAGTTGGCAGAGTCAAAGTAGAAGATGTTGATGAACCACAACATAGAAATACGAAATACAGTTTTGTCAGAGGAGATTACAGGGACACCTTTGAAATTGTAGCAAATCCATTCACAAATGAAGGAATCATTAGGCCAAAGAAG CCCCTGGACTTCGAAAAAGTAGCAGAATACAGGTTTGACATTGAAGCAACAGATCCCACAGTTGATCTTCGCTATTTTAAATCCGGTGGCTCTAGGAGCATTTCAACAGTCACCATTGAAGTCACTGATGTTGATGAGCCTCCTGTCTTCACTAAACTACCATATGAATTTAAAGTAAGGGAAAATGATCCAGAAATAAGAACACTTGGTTCAGTTTGGGCCCACGACCCTGATGCAGCTAAACGGAAAATCAG atttattcgACGAAGAGCTAGTCCTAATGGAGACTATATTAGGGTATCCGATACTGGAATTATTCAACTTCCCAAGCCCCTGGACAGAGAATTCAGTTCCTCATACAACATCACTGTAGCAGCTCAGGAAATCCTTGAAGATG GCCGTCTTTCTGACAGAGAATCACATGCCCAAGTTCATGTAATAGTTACTGATGAAAATGATAATGCTCCAGAACTTGTTTATCCCGAGGAACCCAGGGTGTGTGAAAATGCTGCACCAGGAAAG GTCATCATCAGGATTTCAGCTACTGACAAAGATGAAATATCACCTAGAGGTTTCTTCAAATACTCCCTGGCCACAGAAGATAGCAACTTCTCCTTGGTTGAGAACTATG ATAACACAGCTAATATCACTGTCAAATATGGACAGTTTAATCGTGAACTTGCCAAAATCCACTACCTGCCTGTCATCATCTCGGACAACGGTGATCCTGAGCTCAGCAGCACAAATACTCTTGTCATCAGTGTCTGCAAGTGTAATGAAAAAGGCAACTTCACTTTTTGTGAGGAAAGAGCTAAACAAGTTGGAGTTAGTATACAAGCACTGGTGGCAATTTTCATCTGTATCTTCACAATCATTG TAATCACATTGCTAATTCTTCTAAGAAAGAGACACAAGAAGGATTTGAGTGGTCTTGGGAGGAATGTGGCAGAGATTCATGAGCAGCTTGTCACTTACgatgaagaaggtggtggtgAAATGGATACCACCAGCTATGATGTGTCTGTACTCAACTCTGTCCGCAAGAATGGTATAAAGCCGGAAGCAGTTCCCTCTCCATATGCACAAGTCCAAAAGCCTCCTGGAAATATAACTTCTGGTGCTGGAGAAATGGAAATGATGATTGAGGTTAAGAAGGATGAAGCCGACAATGACAGGGATTTGCTGCCATATGACACACTTCACATTTATGGCTATGAAGGTGCTGAGTCCATTGCAGAATCTCTCAGTTCTTTGGAATCAGGCTCCTCAGACTCAGATATTGATTATGACTTTCTAAATGACTGGGGACCCAGGTTTAAAATGTTAGCTGAGCTGTATGGATCAGAACCAAATGAAGATTTTGTGTATTAA